One Deltaproteobacteria bacterium DNA window includes the following coding sequences:
- a CDS encoding SPFH domain-containing protein — MGTDNVVFLEVIEWFDETGKELLHRIPEQGSGEIKWGAQFIIRESQAGVLFYKGKACDAFGPGRHTLKTGNIPIINKIMAIPWAMTSPLRAEAYLVNMKVFPNLRWGTRDPVAFKDSELGLIRLRAHGVFNIQVVQPLLFINTLVGTMGKFTTEEIEEYLKRVIVSRFNDHLGEHLDSILNLPGQYEEISTGLQQRLKKDFSHFGLGLTHLYIGSITPPPEVQEAIDDRGRLNVIQDLDRLVKLKAAMAMEKAAENQGEAGAGLGMGMGFMMPAMFADVLRPQGGGGPQKAQALCPDCGQPVTRDARFCPSCGHQQWVIDQCASCGKNLPANAQFCPRCGHRVDEKPVARICPHCKAENLAGSAFCNQCGEKI; from the coding sequence ATGGGCACGGATAATGTCGTTTTTCTGGAAGTCATCGAATGGTTTGACGAGACCGGCAAAGAGCTGCTTCACAGGATCCCTGAACAGGGGTCCGGGGAGATCAAATGGGGGGCCCAGTTCATTATCCGCGAGAGCCAGGCCGGCGTACTCTTTTACAAGGGAAAGGCGTGCGACGCCTTCGGCCCGGGCCGTCACACCCTGAAAACCGGAAATATCCCCATCATCAATAAGATCATGGCCATCCCATGGGCCATGACCAGTCCCCTTCGCGCAGAGGCCTATCTCGTCAACATGAAGGTCTTTCCGAACCTCAGATGGGGGACCAGGGACCCGGTGGCTTTCAAGGATTCGGAACTGGGTCTCATCCGCCTTCGGGCCCATGGCGTATTCAATATCCAGGTCGTTCAACCCCTTCTCTTCATCAACACCCTGGTGGGCACCATGGGGAAATTCACTACTGAAGAGATCGAGGAGTATCTGAAACGGGTCATTGTGTCCCGCTTTAACGATCACTTGGGGGAGCACTTGGACAGTATCCTCAACCTGCCGGGTCAATACGAAGAGATCTCGACAGGGCTTCAACAGAGATTGAAAAAGGACTTCAGCCACTTCGGCCTTGGGCTGACCCATCTTTACATCGGCTCCATTACCCCGCCCCCCGAGGTGCAGGAGGCCATTGACGACAGGGGACGGCTGAACGTCATCCAGGACCTGGACCGGCTGGTCAAGCTCAAGGCGGCCATGGCCATGGAGAAGGCGGCAGAAAACCAGGGTGAGGCAGGGGCCGGCCTGGGCATGGGCATGGGGTTCATGATGCCGGCCATGTTTGCCGATGTCCTCAGGCCCCAGGGAGGAGGAGGGCCGCAGAAGGCGCAGGCCCTTTGCCCGGACTGCGGACAGCCGGTCACCAGGGATGCCAGATTCTGTCCCTCCTGCGGGCATCAGCAATGGGTCATTGATCAGTGCGCCAGTTGCGGGAAGAACCTTCCGGCCAATGCCCAGTTCTGTCCCAGATGCGGCCATCGGGTTGATGAAAAACCGGTCGCTCGGATCTGTCCTCACTGCAAGGCGGAAAACCTGGCCGGTTCTGCATTCTGCAACCAGTGCGGGGAAAAGATTTGA